Proteins from one Algicella marina genomic window:
- the ykgO gene encoding type B 50S ribosomal protein L36 — protein sequence MKVRNSLRSLKSRHRDCRVVRRKGRVYVINKTQRRFKARQG from the coding sequence ATGAAGGTCAGAAATTCGCTTCGCTCCCTGAAAAGCCGCCATCGCGATTGCCGCGTGGTGCGCCGCAAGGGACGGGTCTACGTGATCAACAAGACCCAGCGTCGGTTCAAAGCCCGTCAGGGCTGA
- a CDS encoding N-formylglutamate amidohydrolase → MAGALLDPVALRSSEDAFVDRLFEAAPRAGAPMLVARFPRAYVDLNRKEDELDPALIAGVERVATNPRIAAGLGVIPRVVGEGRAIQAGKISMEEAQLRLRQAYRPFHKMLEQILLQQRRRFGSAILFDCHSMPHDALSAAPLVHGRRPDVILGDRFGASCGHWLIDAAMGIFTAEGFAVARNAPFAGGFITQHYGKPVSGIHALQIEIDRKLYMDERTILPHSGFREASERLARVVVALAQVCDQAQSLAAE, encoded by the coding sequence ATGGCCGGTGCACTGCTGGACCCGGTTGCCTTGCGCTCGTCGGAGGACGCATTCGTCGATCGGCTGTTCGAGGCCGCACCACGTGCCGGTGCGCCCATGCTGGTTGCCCGTTTCCCGCGCGCCTATGTCGACCTTAACCGCAAGGAAGATGAACTCGATCCTGCCCTGATTGCCGGGGTGGAGCGTGTGGCGACAAATCCGCGGATCGCGGCCGGTCTCGGAGTTATTCCCCGAGTCGTCGGAGAGGGGCGGGCCATTCAGGCCGGCAAGATTTCAATGGAAGAGGCGCAGTTGCGGCTGCGGCAGGCGTACCGACCCTTCCACAAGATGCTGGAGCAGATACTGCTACAGCAGCGCCGACGTTTCGGCAGCGCCATCCTCTTTGATTGTCACTCGATGCCGCACGATGCGCTGTCTGCCGCGCCGCTGGTCCATGGGCGGCGGCCCGATGTAATCCTCGGTGACAGGTTCGGGGCATCCTGCGGGCACTGGCTGATTGACGCGGCCATGGGAATCTTCACGGCCGAGGGGTTCGCCGTTGCCCGAAACGCCCCGTTCGCTGGCGGTTTCATTACCCAGCACTACGGTAAACCCGTCAGTGGCATTCATGCCTTGCAGATCGAGATTGATCGGAAGCTCTACATGGATGAACGAACGATCTTGCCGCACTCGGGATTTCGAGAGGCCAGCGAGCGTCTGGCGCGTGTGGTGGTGGCGCTGGCGCAAGTTTGCGACCAGGCGCAATCCCTCGCCGCCGAGTAG
- a CDS encoding phenylacetate--CoA ligase family protein, whose product MTSFFDALEKRSTDQREADLFAGFRELMDFALEHAPGLAAHLDGCSADEIEDRAALARLPVLRKSALSTVQSPEQPLGGFSTRSHRQMRHLFMSPGPIFEPGGEAPDFWRLGRFLHASGIGAGDIIQNCFSYHLTPAGTMFESAAAAVGAAVVPAGVGQTEMQARAAVALGVTAYAGTPDFLGKILEKADELGLETAISTATVSGGALFPSLRQGYADRGIATRQCYATADLGLVAYESDALDGMILDEHVIVEIVRPGTGDPVPDGEVGEVLVTVLNRDYPLVRFATGDLSAMLPGESACGRTAPRIKGWMGRADQATKIRGMFVRPEQVAELVARTGVGKARVTISRAGEDDVMAVSVEGSDGDTSALEETVRDLLKVRGSVTIVPPGSLPNDGKVIDDQRVYD is encoded by the coding sequence ATGACATCTTTCTTCGACGCGCTTGAAAAACGGTCCACCGATCAGAGGGAAGCGGATCTCTTCGCAGGGTTCCGGGAGTTGATGGACTTCGCGCTGGAACATGCGCCGGGGTTGGCGGCCCATTTGGACGGATGCAGTGCAGACGAGATCGAGGATCGTGCGGCTTTGGCGCGGCTACCGGTGTTGCGCAAAAGTGCATTGTCCACGGTTCAGTCGCCGGAGCAGCCGCTCGGCGGGTTCTCGACCCGGTCGCACCGGCAAATGCGGCATCTGTTCATGTCGCCCGGACCGATCTTCGAGCCCGGCGGCGAGGCGCCGGATTTCTGGCGCCTCGGGCGATTCCTGCATGCCAGTGGCATCGGAGCCGGCGACATTATCCAGAATTGCTTTTCCTATCACCTGACACCTGCCGGAACCATGTTCGAGAGTGCGGCTGCGGCAGTGGGTGCGGCAGTGGTGCCCGCAGGTGTCGGGCAGACCGAAATGCAGGCAAGGGCAGCCGTTGCGCTTGGCGTAACTGCCTATGCCGGTACGCCGGATTTTCTTGGAAAAATTCTGGAGAAGGCGGACGAACTCGGGCTGGAGACGGCGATTTCCACCGCGACTGTTTCTGGGGGGGCACTCTTCCCGAGCCTGCGTCAGGGCTATGCTGACAGGGGCATCGCGACGCGGCAGTGTTATGCCACCGCTGACCTCGGGCTTGTGGCTTACGAGTCCGATGCGTTGGATGGAATGATCCTTGATGAGCATGTGATCGTCGAGATCGTGCGCCCCGGTACCGGCGATCCGGTGCCGGATGGTGAGGTCGGTGAGGTGTTGGTGACGGTGTTGAATCGGGACTATCCGCTGGTGCGGTTCGCCACCGGCGACCTTTCCGCGATGCTGCCGGGCGAGAGTGCCTGTGGCCGGACCGCGCCGCGCATCAAGGGCTGGATGGGCCGCGCCGATCAGGCGACGAAAATCCGGGGGATGTTCGTGCGACCGGAGCAGGTGGCGGAACTGGTTGCCCGTACGGGCGTTGGTAAGGCGCGGGTGACAATATCACGCGCCGGTGAGGACGATGTGATGGCCGTGTCGGTGGAGGGCAGCGACGGCGATACCTCGGCTCTGGAAGAGACAGTGAGGGATCTGCTGAAGGTGCGCGGCAGCGTGACAATTGTGCCGCCGGGCAGCCTGCCGAATGACGGGAAAGTGATTGACGATCAGCGCGTCTACGACTGA
- a CDS encoding peptidoglycan-binding protein, translating into MFSSKLTRRLAATTALALSATLAQAQDVALIISNPATLRGSLSENVDNGHADLVSLYRDMGYEVTQGRDLSRSAIRRMLSDFSREVEDGDGRIVIHFSGRAVTIGNETLLVPADMSATERTGVIFEAVPLTALLSTATSGEGDAAVILALNSMVDPEFEEFATRPFDVDAPENALVVYGNAGAVNEAVRQDFLTLGLSATEVESRNKGVTLKGKVTDDMLLVPAGRNRDTGLKFAQDMLWQMIATSEDRVLIEAYLRRFPNGPHAEEAKSMLGNPAERNEQAIGLTADDRKEIQRHLTILGYDTRGIDGIFGRGTRGSLRSWQETRGLDVTGYLRQPQLAMLESDADARRKEIREAEWQRKRADTEFWQATGKNDTKPELLRYLKRYPNGVHSKQANRMLNQIRKQEEQSARSEDRDAWQAAQQDATIAAYRAYLQANPDGRFRDRAEEQIAELRDADDRQARRAAFRSEEDALGLSQDSIRTLERRLTRLEFEPGPVDGTVDQDTRRAVRQFQSSQELEVTGFFNQGTVQRLLAVSDDD; encoded by the coding sequence ATGTTTTCGAGCAAACTGACCCGCCGGTTGGCGGCCACCACTGCCTTGGCCTTGAGTGCAACCTTGGCGCAGGCACAGGATGTGGCACTCATCATCAGCAATCCTGCAACTCTGCGAGGCAGCCTTTCCGAGAACGTCGATAACGGGCATGCTGATCTTGTCTCACTATACCGGGACATGGGGTACGAGGTAACTCAGGGGCGTGATCTGAGCCGTTCGGCTATCCGAAGGATGCTGTCGGACTTTAGCCGCGAGGTAGAGGACGGGGACGGCAGGATTGTCATCCACTTCTCCGGTCGCGCCGTGACGATAGGCAATGAAACCTTACTCGTTCCGGCCGACATGTCCGCCACGGAACGCACGGGTGTAATCTTCGAGGCTGTGCCGCTGACCGCGCTGTTATCGACGGCTACTTCCGGCGAAGGCGATGCGGCCGTGATCTTGGCGCTCAACTCCATGGTGGACCCGGAGTTCGAAGAATTTGCGACGCGGCCGTTCGATGTTGATGCTCCGGAGAACGCTCTCGTCGTCTACGGAAATGCAGGCGCCGTGAACGAGGCAGTGCGGCAGGATTTTCTGACGCTTGGACTGAGTGCCACAGAAGTCGAATCCCGTAACAAGGGCGTAACGCTCAAGGGTAAGGTGACCGACGATATGTTGTTGGTCCCGGCTGGTCGCAACCGTGATACAGGCCTGAAGTTCGCGCAGGACATGCTTTGGCAGATGATTGCCACATCGGAAGACCGGGTGCTGATAGAAGCCTATCTTCGCCGCTTCCCGAATGGCCCACACGCCGAGGAGGCGAAATCGATGCTCGGCAACCCGGCGGAGCGGAACGAGCAGGCCATTGGACTGACAGCGGACGATCGCAAGGAAATTCAGCGGCACCTTACAATTCTCGGATATGATACGCGCGGGATCGACGGCATCTTCGGACGCGGTACGCGCGGCTCGTTGCGCAGTTGGCAGGAAACACGTGGACTGGATGTGACCGGATACCTCCGACAGCCGCAACTCGCCATGCTGGAAAGCGATGCCGACGCGCGGCGCAAAGAAATACGCGAGGCTGAATGGCAACGGAAGCGTGCCGATACCGAGTTTTGGCAGGCAACCGGCAAAAATGACACCAAGCCCGAGCTTCTGCGTTACCTCAAGCGGTATCCCAACGGCGTACATTCCAAGCAGGCCAACCGGATGCTGAACCAGATTCGCAAACAGGAAGAACAGTCCGCACGTTCCGAGGACCGCGATGCATGGCAGGCGGCCCAGCAGGATGCAACGATTGCAGCGTATCGTGCTTACCTGCAGGCAAACCCGGACGGTCGGTTCCGTGACAGGGCCGAGGAACAGATAGCCGAGCTTCGCGATGCCGACGACCGTCAGGCTCGACGTGCTGCGTTCCGCTCGGAAGAGGACGCATTGGGACTATCGCAGGATTCTATCAGAACGCTCGAACGGCGGTTGACGAGGCTGGAGTTTGAGCCGGGACCTGTGGACGGCACGGTCGATCAGGATACGCGCCGGGCTGTGCGCCAGTTTCAAAGTAGCCAGGAGCTGGAGGTGACAGGTTTTTTCAACCAGGGAACGGTACAGCGCCTTCTGGCAGTTTCCGACGACGACTGA
- a CDS encoding ABC transporter ATP-binding protein: MQDGTEAGETLLEINNIEVIYNHVILVLKGVSLTVPKGGITALLGGNGAGKTTTLKAVSNLLHSERGEITKGSVVYRGERVGNLSPSDLVKKGVIQVMEGRHCFEHLTVEENLMTGAYTRTDGKGAVAADLDMVYRYFPRLKDRRRSQAGYTSGGEQQMCAIGRALMSRPETVLLDEPSMGLAPQLVEEIFTIVKDLNEKEGVSFLLAEQNTNVALRFAHYGYILESGRIVMDGPAAELRENPDVKEFYLGVSDKGRKSFRDVRSYRRRKRWLS, encoded by the coding sequence GTGCAGGATGGAACGGAAGCCGGGGAGACGCTCCTCGAAATCAACAATATCGAGGTGATCTACAACCACGTGATCCTTGTGCTGAAGGGTGTGTCGCTGACCGTTCCGAAGGGCGGGATCACGGCGCTTCTGGGCGGCAACGGCGCTGGCAAGACGACGACGCTGAAAGCAGTGTCCAACCTGCTGCACTCCGAGCGGGGGGAAATCACCAAGGGGTCCGTTGTGTACCGGGGCGAAAGGGTGGGCAACCTGTCACCTTCCGACCTGGTGAAGAAGGGAGTCATCCAGGTGATGGAGGGGCGGCACTGCTTTGAGCATCTGACCGTCGAGGAGAACCTGATGACGGGTGCCTACACCCGCACCGATGGCAAGGGCGCGGTCGCGGCGGACCTGGACATGGTGTACCGCTATTTCCCACGCCTGAAAGATCGCCGCAGGAGCCAGGCGGGTTATACCTCCGGAGGTGAGCAGCAAATGTGTGCCATCGGGCGGGCGCTGATGAGCCGACCTGAAACGGTGCTGTTGGACGAACCGTCGATGGGACTGGCGCCGCAGCTTGTCGAGGAAATCTTCACCATAGTCAAGGATCTGAACGAGAAGGAGGGCGTCAGTTTTCTGCTGGCTGAGCAGAATACCAACGTGGCCCTGCGGTTCGCCCATTACGGTTACATTCTTGAGAGCGGGCGTATCGTGATGGACGGCCCGGCTGCGGAGTTGCGGGAAAATCCGGATGTGAAGGAATTCTATCTCGGTGTTTCGGACAAGGGCCGCAAGAGCTTCCGTGATGTACGAAGTTACCGGCGTCGTAAGCGCTGGTTGAGCTGA
- a CDS encoding ABC transporter substrate-binding protein → MRLINLTGLAVAGLMAATPVMADLVFPSLSYRTGPFAASGTPFADGYADYFTLLNERDGGIGGVKVSVPECETGYNTEKGVECYESTKGLGALVYQPLSTGITYQLIPKASADGIPIHSMGYGRTSAANGKVFEWVFNYPGTYWDAASIMVQHAKDQAGGSLEGKTIALLYHNSAYGKEPIRTLEEIAKNEGYSLTLIPVDSPGQEQKSQWLQIRRERPDFVLFWGWGVMNQVAVQEAANIRYPMENFIGVWWSGAEPDVLPAGDGADGYKSVNFTGVGTGFPIFDDIQTHVVDKGLAAGDGSSIGQVQYNRGLYAAMLAAEAALKAQEIHGTAEIDAAMMRDGMEALDVTAARMEELGLPGFAPEVSVTCEQHSGPGIALVQQWNAGEQKWEPVTDFIAADRSVIEPLVAEDSAAYAAENGLEERSCE, encoded by the coding sequence GACCTGGTGTTTCCGTCGCTCAGCTATCGGACAGGGCCGTTCGCGGCCAGCGGGACGCCCTTTGCCGACGGTTATGCAGACTATTTCACGCTGCTGAACGAGCGCGATGGCGGTATTGGCGGCGTGAAAGTCTCCGTGCCCGAGTGCGAAACCGGCTATAATACTGAGAAAGGCGTGGAGTGCTATGAGAGCACGAAGGGTCTGGGCGCACTGGTATATCAACCCTTGTCCACCGGCATCACCTACCAGTTGATCCCGAAAGCGTCAGCAGATGGCATCCCGATTCATTCGATGGGTTACGGGCGAACCTCCGCTGCCAATGGCAAGGTGTTCGAATGGGTATTCAACTACCCCGGCACCTATTGGGATGCCGCTTCGATCATGGTGCAGCACGCCAAGGATCAGGCCGGTGGCAGCCTTGAGGGCAAGACGATCGCGTTGCTCTATCACAACTCGGCCTACGGCAAGGAACCGATCCGGACGCTTGAGGAAATCGCCAAGAACGAGGGCTACAGCCTGACGCTGATCCCGGTCGACAGCCCTGGACAGGAACAGAAATCCCAGTGGTTGCAGATTCGCCGTGAGCGGCCCGATTTCGTGCTGTTCTGGGGTTGGGGCGTGATGAATCAGGTCGCCGTGCAGGAGGCCGCCAATATTCGTTACCCGATGGAGAACTTCATCGGCGTCTGGTGGTCGGGTGCGGAACCCGACGTGCTGCCTGCCGGAGACGGAGCGGATGGTTACAAGTCGGTGAATTTCACCGGTGTGGGCACGGGCTTTCCGATTTTCGATGACATCCAGACACACGTGGTCGACAAGGGACTTGCAGCCGGCGACGGCAGCAGTATCGGGCAGGTGCAGTACAATCGGGGGCTTTATGCGGCGATGCTGGCGGCCGAAGCAGCCCTGAAGGCGCAGGAGATCCACGGCACTGCCGAGATCGACGCGGCGATGATGCGTGATGGCATGGAGGCGCTTGATGTCACGGCGGCGCGGATGGAAGAACTGGGCCTGCCCGGATTTGCACCCGAGGTTTCCGTCACCTGCGAGCAGCATTCCGGACCCGGTATCGCCCTGGTTCAGCAATGGAATGCAGGTGAGCAGAAGTGGGAGCCGGTGACTGATTTCATCGCAGCGGACCGCAGTGTCATCGAGCCGCTGGTGGCCGAGGATTCCGCGGCCTATGCGGCAGAGAACGGCTTGGAGGAACGCAGTTGTGAGTGA